From the Glutamicibacter halophytocola genome, the window CGCGAGCGCTCGCGAAAAGGCTGCCCAGCTACGAGCCAGCCAAGAAGCCGCTCAAAAACGCAAGTCACTTTTCGTGAAGCTTGGCGTTCTTGTCGCCGTCATTATTGTTATCGCACTGGTAGTTACGCTGATCGTCCGAAACAACAATGCGAAGATTGAAGACAGCGGTGCCACTCCTCAGGGCGCGACGGCTGCCGGCGGCATCGTGGTAACTTCCGCTGACTCGGTTGCTGAGAAAACTACCGACCAGGTAGACGTTACGAAGCTGACCGCTCCCGAAGAGCCGCTGGCTGCTCCTGAACCGCGTGACCTGATTGTCGCCAAGAAGGGCGAGCCAATCAATATCACCATGTACGTGGATGCCAATTGCGTGCACTGCGCCGACTTCGAAGCCACTTACGGCGACCAGATCGAAAAATGGCTGGCCAATGGCGACGTTAACGTCGAGTACCGCAACGTTGGATACCTCGATGGCGGTTCGCCAACCAACTTCTCCTCGCGTGGCGCCAACGCTCTTGCTTGCGTCGCCGATGAGAGCCCAGCTGCCTACATGAAGTTCGTGAAGGCACTGTGGGGCCACTACCCAGAGGGCGAAATGAAGAACGCTGAACTGGCCCAGATGGCAGTGGACAATGGAGCCAGCGAATCGGTCAGCGACTGCATCGAGGGCGACAAGTTCCGCCCATTCGTCCAGTATGCGACCACCGCAGGCCAGTACGATGGCGTGAAGGGAACCCCTTCGATCTTCATCCAGGGCAAGGAACTCGCTTTGGGCACCGATGACTTCCCGACCAAGGTTGAAGAAGCGATCAAGGCCAATAAGTAAGTCCAAAGCCAGGCTCTAGACAACCAGGCGCGATCCGGTAAAATTTCTTATTGATCTCGCACCA encodes:
- a CDS encoding DsbA family protein, with product MSTNNPRPTKAQRNASAREKAAQLRASQEAAQKRKSLFVKLGVLVAVIIVIALVVTLIVRNNNAKIEDSGATPQGATAAGGIVVTSADSVAEKTTDQVDVTKLTAPEEPLAAPEPRDLIVAKKGEPINITMYVDANCVHCADFEATYGDQIEKWLANGDVNVEYRNVGYLDGGSPTNFSSRGANALACVADESPAAYMKFVKALWGHYPEGEMKNAELAQMAVDNGASESVSDCIEGDKFRPFVQYATTAGQYDGVKGTPSIFIQGKELALGTDDFPTKVEEAIKANK